TGGCTTCTTTCTGGTGAAGGGCCCGAGTGGCTTGAGCCGGAAAGTAGACATGGCGTGGATTTTGATGTGGATCTTTTCTCGTTTATCCCCAGGGCGGAGGCACGTCTTTCTGCCGGCAACGGTTCGGTGGTCCTAAGCGAAAACTTTGACAAAAAGCTCGCTTTCAGGAATGATTGGCTTCACAAAGTAGCGACCTGCAAGGAAAACCTGGTCCTGATGTTTGTCCGAGGGGATTCCATGCATCCAACGTTGCAGGATTGGGATCTCGTCATGGTGGACAGGGGAAGGACGAAGCCAAGGTCAGGCCACATCTTTGCGATCAACATCGGGGATGATCTGCTTCAGATTAAGCGCCTGTTTTTCATACCGCCTGATAAGATAAGGATCGTAAGTGACCAGGGCGGCATTTACCCGCCCTACGAACTCAACCTCAGCGAAATGAGAATAATC
Above is a window of Desulfatiglans anilini DSM 4660 DNA encoding:
- a CDS encoding XRE family transcriptional regulator, with the translated sequence MDFGDRIKAVRGELSQKEFAEKLSVNITSVQRYEQGAIPKGDVLQKIRDIFRINIDWLLSGEGPEWLEPESRHGVDFDVDLFSFIPRAEARLSAGNGSVVLSENFDKKLAFRNDWLHKVATCKENLVLMFVRGDSMHPTLQDWDLVMVDRGRTKPRSGHIFAINIGDDLLQIKRLFFIPPDKIRIVSDQGGIYPPYELNLSEMRIIGQVIWFARELPTE